The following are from one region of the Bradyrhizobium sediminis genome:
- a CDS encoding ABC transporter ATP-binding protein/permease, translating into MSAVERLEQRRGETPPPRDLAAGEVPSIEAELTELPAKSRARLRPLLALAPYVARYRGRATLAFIALTIAAITTLLVPIAVRRMIDFGFTPEGIAMINSYFSVMIAVVAVLAGASAARFYLVMTIGERIVADLRRDVFAHLISLSPAFFDSSRSGELISRLTADTTQIKSAVGASVSIALRNLMLFIGATAMMVITSPRLSGLVLLAIPVIVIPLVAFGRWVRRLSRNAQDTLADATAYASELVGAIRTVQAYTSERLANARFGGEVEQAYEAARSSTRARAVLTAVIIFIVFSSVVAILWIGSHDVLAGSISPGRLGQFVLYAAFAAAGLGQLSEVWGELSAASGASERLFEILRVKSAIAAPASPLALPAPARGDVGFENVRFAYPTRPDALAVDGVSLTVRAGEKVAIVGPSGAGKSTLFHLLLRFYDPATGTISFDGVPVNAADPQRLRERIALVPQESVVFAASARENIRFGRPDATDAEVEHAAGLAHATEFIRRLPGGFEAQLGERGVTLSGGQRQRIAIARAILRDAPLLLLDEATSSLDAESETLVQTALEELMRHRTTLVIAHRLATVLSCDRIMVMDQGKIVEQGTHAELVAAGGLYARLARLQFEGV; encoded by the coding sequence ATGAGCGCAGTGGAACGGCTTGAACAGCGGCGTGGCGAGACGCCGCCACCGCGCGATTTGGCGGCCGGCGAGGTCCCCTCCATCGAGGCAGAGCTGACGGAGTTGCCGGCCAAGAGCCGGGCGCGGCTGCGTCCGCTGCTGGCGCTGGCGCCCTATGTGGCGCGCTACCGCGGCCGCGCCACTCTCGCCTTCATCGCGCTGACCATTGCGGCGATCACGACCCTGCTGGTGCCGATTGCGGTACGGCGGATGATCGACTTCGGCTTCACGCCCGAAGGCATCGCCATGATCAACTCCTACTTCAGCGTGATGATCGCTGTGGTCGCGGTGCTGGCTGGCGCCAGCGCGGCGCGGTTCTACCTGGTCATGACCATCGGCGAGCGCATCGTCGCCGATCTCAGGCGCGATGTGTTCGCCCATCTGATTTCGCTGTCGCCGGCCTTCTTCGATTCCTCGCGCAGCGGCGAGCTAATCTCGCGGCTGACTGCCGACACCACCCAGATCAAGTCCGCCGTCGGTGCATCGGTATCGATCGCGCTGCGCAACCTGATGCTGTTCATCGGCGCCACCGCGATGATGGTGATCACGAGCCCCCGGCTGTCGGGCCTGGTGCTGCTGGCGATCCCGGTGATCGTGATTCCGCTGGTGGCGTTCGGGCGCTGGGTGCGGCGGCTATCGCGCAACGCCCAGGATACGCTGGCGGATGCGACGGCGTACGCCTCCGAACTGGTCGGCGCGATCAGGACCGTGCAGGCCTATACCAGCGAGCGGCTGGCCAATGCGCGGTTCGGCGGCGAGGTCGAACAGGCCTATGAAGCGGCGCGCAGTTCGACGCGAGCGCGGGCCGTTCTCACCGCGGTCATCATCTTCATCGTGTTTTCCAGCGTGGTGGCGATCCTCTGGATCGGATCGCATGACGTGCTGGCCGGCTCGATCAGCCCCGGCCGGCTCGGCCAGTTCGTGCTGTATGCAGCGTTCGCCGCCGCCGGCCTCGGCCAGCTCAGCGAAGTCTGGGGCGAGCTGTCGGCGGCGTCAGGCGCCTCGGAACGCCTGTTCGAAATCCTTCGCGTCAAATCCGCGATCGCAGCACCGGCATCGCCGCTTGCTCTCCCGGCGCCGGCGCGTGGTGACGTCGGTTTCGAGAATGTCCGCTTCGCCTATCCGACCCGGCCGGATGCGCTCGCCGTCGACGGCGTTTCGCTCACCGTGCGCGCCGGCGAGAAGGTTGCGATCGTCGGCCCCTCGGGGGCGGGCAAGAGCACGCTGTTCCACCTGCTGCTGCGGTTTTACGATCCGGCGACCGGAACCATCTCGTTCGACGGCGTGCCGGTCAACGCGGCCGATCCGCAGCGATTGCGGGAGCGCATTGCGCTGGTGCCGCAGGAGTCCGTGGTGTTCGCCGCCAGCGCGCGCGAAAACATCCGCTTCGGCCGGCCCGATGCCACGGATGCGGAAGTCGAGCACGCCGCCGGGCTGGCCCATGCCACCGAATTCATCCGCCGGCTGCCCGGCGGCTTCGAGGCGCAGCTCGGCGAACGCGGCGTGACGCTGTCGGGCGGCCAGCGCCAGCGCATCGCGATCGCGCGCGCCATCCTGCGCGATGCGCCGCTGTTGCTGCTTGATGAAGCGACCTCATCGCTCGATGCGGAATCCGAAACCCTGGTGCAGACCGCGCTGGAAGAGTTGATGCGCCACCGCACCACGCTGGTGATCGCCCATCGCCTTGCCACCGTGCTGTCCTGCGACCGGATCATGGTGATGGACCAGGGCAAGATCGTCGAGCAGGGCACCCATGCCGAACTGGTCGCCGCGGGCGGGCTCTACGCCCGGCTGGCGCGGCTGCAGTTCGAGGGCGTGTGA
- the rpmE gene encoding 50S ribosomal protein L31, with translation MKAEIHPDYHMITVVMTDGTEYQTRSTWGKEGDKLNLDIDSKSHPAWIGGAQQMLDRGGRVSRFQKKFSGFLKKD, from the coding sequence ATGAAAGCCGAAATTCATCCGGATTATCATATGATTACGGTCGTCATGACCGACGGTACCGAGTACCAGACGCGTTCCACCTGGGGCAAGGAAGGCGACAAGCTGAACCTCGACATCGACTCCAAGTCGCACCCGGCCTGGATCGGCGGCGCCCAGCAGATGCTCGACCGCGGCGGCCGCGTGTCCCGGTTCCAGAAGAAGTTTTCGGGCTTCCTCAAGAAGGATTGA
- the rcdA gene encoding protease adaptor protein RcdA: MSDRSQGETALVQFSERLTNSAAFGTLFREGMDLVEETAAYLDGVGRAEAKALDRAVSLIYATESMRLTTRLMQLASWLLLHRAVKEGEMTLSQANREKTKVKLSAADPGPDDMIDKLPQQLQDLITRSMTLQSKVRRLDVTIHTPAVERAAIGNPLVPQLNRLKAAFEQTR, translated from the coding sequence ATGTCAGACCGTTCGCAAGGCGAAACCGCTCTCGTTCAGTTCAGCGAGAGGCTGACCAATTCTGCGGCGTTCGGCACCCTGTTCCGCGAAGGCATGGATCTGGTCGAAGAGACCGCCGCCTATCTCGACGGCGTCGGCCGTGCCGAGGCCAAGGCGCTCGACCGTGCCGTCAGCCTCATCTATGCCACCGAAAGCATGCGGCTGACCACCCGCCTGATGCAACTGGCGTCGTGGCTGCTGCTGCACCGCGCGGTCAAGGAAGGCGAGATGACGCTGTCCCAGGCCAACCGCGAAAAGACCAAGGTCAAGCTCTCTGCCGCCGATCCCGGCCCGGACGACATGATCGACAAACTGCCGCAGCAATTGCAGGACCTGATCACCCGCTCGATGACGCTGCAGAGCAAGGTCCGCCGCCTCGATGTCACCATCCATACGCCGGCCGTGGAACGTGCCGCGATTGGCAATCCGCTGGTGCCGCAGCTCAACCGCCTGAAGGCGGCGTTCGAGCAAACGCGTTAA
- a CDS encoding DUF1192 domain-containing protein, which yields MAIEDDDRPRKKVTHEIGQDLSLLSVEELTERIALMTSEIERLQAAMTKKRASKDAANSFFKS from the coding sequence ATGGCCATCGAGGACGACGACAGACCGAGAAAGAAAGTCACCCACGAGATCGGGCAGGACCTGTCGCTGCTGTCGGTCGAGGAACTCACCGAGCGCATCGCGCTGATGACTTCCGAGATCGAACGGCTGCAGGCGGCGATGACCAAGAAGCGCGCGTCGAAGGATGCGGCCAACAGCTTTTTCAAATCGTAG
- a CDS encoding NAD(P)H-quinone oxidoreductase: MEKLPAQMTVIGISKPGGPEVLLPETRSVPVPGPGEILVKVLAAGVNRPDVAQRSGAYPPPPGASDLPGLEIAGEVVALGAGASRHKIGDKVMSLVAGGGYAQYCIAQDAQAMTVPPALSMQEAGAIPETLMTVWHNVFERGGLRPGETLLIHGGSSGIGTMAIQLAKAFGSKVIVTVGSKDKADACLKLGADKAINYKTEDFVAVVKAATNGAGANVILDMVGGDYIDRNYDAAAIDGRIVQIAFLSGQPKANVNFSKLMVKRLHHTGSTLRPRSNADKAAMVAAIEAKVMPLLREGRVKPLMDSTFPLEKAADAHRRMETSEHIGKIVLAV; the protein is encoded by the coding sequence ATGGAAAAGCTGCCCGCGCAAATGACCGTGATCGGTATCAGCAAGCCCGGCGGTCCCGAGGTGCTGTTGCCCGAGACCCGCAGCGTTCCGGTGCCCGGTCCGGGCGAAATCCTGGTCAAGGTTCTGGCCGCCGGCGTCAACCGTCCCGACGTCGCGCAGCGTTCAGGGGCCTATCCGCCGCCGCCCGGCGCCAGCGATCTGCCGGGACTCGAAATCGCGGGCGAAGTGGTGGCGCTCGGCGCCGGAGCGAGCCGGCACAAGATCGGCGACAAGGTGATGTCGCTGGTGGCCGGCGGCGGCTACGCGCAATATTGCATCGCGCAAGACGCCCAGGCGATGACGGTGCCGCCGGCGCTGTCGATGCAGGAAGCCGGCGCGATTCCGGAAACGCTGATGACGGTCTGGCACAATGTGTTCGAGCGCGGCGGATTGCGGCCGGGCGAGACGCTGTTGATCCATGGCGGCTCCTCCGGCATCGGCACCATGGCGATCCAGCTCGCCAAGGCTTTCGGATCCAAGGTGATCGTCACCGTCGGATCGAAGGACAAGGCCGACGCCTGCCTCAAGCTCGGCGCCGACAAGGCGATCAACTACAAGACCGAAGACTTCGTCGCCGTGGTGAAGGCCGCGACCAACGGCGCCGGCGCCAATGTCATCCTCGACATGGTCGGCGGCGATTACATCGACCGCAATTATGATGCCGCCGCGATCGACGGCCGCATCGTCCAGATCGCGTTCCTGAGCGGACAGCCCAAGGCAAACGTTAATTTTTCCAAGCTGATGGTGAAGCGCCTGCATCACACCGGATCGACGCTGCGTCCCCGTAGTAATGCGGACAAGGCGGCGATGGTCGCCGCGATCGAGGCCAAGGTGATGCCGCTGTTGCGCGAGGGACGTGTCAAACCCCTCATGGACAGCACTTTCCCGCTGGAAAAGGCCGCGGACGCGCACCGGCGCATGGAGACCAGCGAACATATTGGCAAAATTGTGTTGGCGGTTTAA
- a CDS encoding EAL domain-containing protein, with the protein MRLIRCLAPLALGLMIVAAASPARAIDAVGVRSDAPAIDLTAVLDHQHSDTDRIQVSTAPGTDGIIRRVEVRAREGGQNWVVFALANNTDDQLDRLIVAPHYRIVSSGLLWPDLGLSRIATITPSTGDRPERQESATADIFRITLDPGAVITFVAELRTDKLPQLYLWEPEAYKDKVNSFTLYQGIVIGISGLLALVLTILFVVKGSIMFPAAAALAWAVLVYIGVDFGFWGKVLDMSNNAERVWRAAGEAILAATLLVFLFAYLNLSRWHVRYSHITVGWLAFLGSLVALALFDPAVASGIARMSLVLIAFAGFALIVYLSTHGFDRAVLLIPTWFLLVVWVIAAGMTVAGSVTNDIVGPALLGGLVLIVMLIGFTVMQHAFAGGGATTGVVSDVERRALALTGSGDLIWDWDVSADKVFTSPETEALLGLKRGTLEGPAAKWLEVLHPLDQDRFRAALDSVLDQRRGRLVQDFRLRTPDGHFMWFALKARPVVGSDGEVSRVVGTLTDVTESKNAEERLLHDSVHDNLTGLPNRQLFMDRLGAVANFAKTMPNLRPTLMMIDLDRFKQVNDSVGIAVGDSILLTLARRLTRILKPQDTLARLAGDQFGLILMSEQDPARITAFAETIRKTIRAPIAFNDREIFLTASIGLALSDPQTQLSDEIIKDAELAMYHSKRIGGDRIDVYKPAMRARKTDRLTLESELRRAIEREEITILYQPIVRLEDRSIAGFEALARWDHPKLGRMSPVEFISIAEEIGLIVDLGMFVLDQTAKQLAIWQRAMRSREPIFASVNVSSRQLLRHDLIHDIRTVLSRSSVARGTLKLELTESLVMENPEHAAQMLTRIRELGTGLSLDDFGTGHSSLAYLQRFPFDTIKIDQSFVRTTSRGTRPVILKSIIALAHDLGMDVVAEGAETDSDAVELYQLGCEYAQGFAFGEPMDADAAMRLLTEERLEAAS; encoded by the coding sequence TTGCGTCTGATCAGGTGCCTTGCGCCCCTCGCGCTGGGCCTCATGATTGTTGCCGCCGCGTCGCCGGCGCGCGCCATCGACGCCGTCGGCGTCCGCAGTGACGCGCCCGCGATCGATCTCACCGCGGTGCTCGATCATCAGCACAGCGACACCGACCGCATCCAGGTTTCCACCGCCCCGGGCACCGACGGCATCATCCGCCGCGTCGAGGTCCGCGCCCGCGAAGGCGGCCAGAACTGGGTGGTGTTCGCGCTCGCCAACAACACCGACGACCAGCTCGACCGCCTGATCGTCGCACCGCATTATCGCATCGTGTCGTCGGGCCTGCTGTGGCCCGATCTCGGACTGTCGCGCATCGCCACCATCACGCCGTCGACCGGCGACCGCCCCGAACGCCAGGAGAGCGCGACCGCCGATATCTTCCGCATCACGCTCGATCCCGGCGCCGTCATCACCTTCGTCGCGGAGTTGCGCACCGACAAGCTGCCGCAGCTCTATCTTTGGGAGCCCGAAGCCTACAAGGACAAGGTCAATTCGTTCACGCTGTACCAAGGTATCGTGATCGGAATTTCCGGCCTGCTGGCGCTGGTGCTGACCATCCTGTTCGTGGTCAAGGGCAGCATCATGTTCCCCGCCGCCGCGGCCCTGGCATGGGCGGTGCTGGTCTATATCGGCGTCGACTTCGGCTTCTGGGGCAAGGTGCTCGACATGTCGAACAACGCCGAGCGGGTGTGGCGCGCGGCGGGCGAAGCGATCCTGGCCGCGACGCTGCTGGTGTTCCTGTTCGCCTACCTCAACCTCAGCCGCTGGCATGTGCGCTACTCCCACATCACCGTCGGCTGGCTGGCCTTTCTCGGTTCCCTTGTCGCGCTGGCGCTGTTCGATCCCGCGGTCGCCTCCGGTATCGCACGGATGTCGCTGGTCTTGATCGCCTTCGCGGGCTTCGCGCTGATCGTCTATCTCTCGACCCACGGCTTCGACCGCGCGGTGCTCCTGATCCCGACCTGGTTCCTGCTGGTGGTCTGGGTAATCGCGGCCGGCATGACGGTGGCGGGCTCCGTCACCAACGACATCGTCGGACCCGCGCTGCTCGGCGGCCTCGTGCTGATCGTGATGCTGATCGGGTTTACCGTGATGCAGCACGCCTTCGCCGGCGGCGGCGCGACCACCGGCGTGGTTTCCGACGTCGAGCGCCGGGCGCTGGCGCTGACCGGATCGGGCGACCTGATCTGGGACTGGGACGTCTCGGCCGACAAGGTGTTCACCAGCCCGGAGACCGAAGCCCTGCTGGGCTTGAAACGCGGCACGCTGGAAGGCCCCGCCGCGAAATGGCTCGAGGTACTGCATCCGCTCGATCAGGACCGCTTCCGCGCAGCCCTCGACAGCGTGCTCGACCAGCGCCGCGGCCGGCTGGTGCAGGATTTCCGGCTGCGCACGCCGGACGGCCATTTCATGTGGTTCGCGCTGAAGGCGCGCCCGGTGGTCGGCTCCGACGGCGAAGTCTCGCGCGTGGTCGGCACGCTGACCGACGTCACCGAGAGCAAGAACGCCGAGGAACGGTTGCTGCACGATTCCGTGCATGACAACCTCACCGGCCTGCCGAACCGCCAGCTCTTCATGGACCGCCTCGGAGCGGTGGCCAATTTCGCCAAGACTATGCCGAACCTGCGGCCGACGCTGATGATGATCGACCTCGACCGCTTCAAGCAGGTCAACGATTCCGTCGGCATCGCGGTCGGCGATTCCATCCTGCTGACGCTGGCGCGGCGGCTGACCCGTATCCTCAAGCCGCAGGACACGCTGGCGCGGCTCGCCGGCGACCAGTTCGGCCTGATCCTGATGTCGGAGCAGGACCCGGCGCGCATCACTGCGTTTGCCGAGACCATCCGCAAGACCATCCGTGCGCCGATCGCCTTCAACGACCGCGAGATTTTTCTCACCGCCTCGATCGGGCTCGCGCTCTCCGATCCGCAGACGCAGCTGTCCGACGAGATCATCAAGGACGCCGAGCTTGCGATGTATCACTCCAAGCGGATCGGCGGCGACCGCATCGACGTCTACAAGCCGGCGATGCGCGCCCGCAAGACCGACCGGCTGACGCTGGAAAGCGAATTGCGCCGCGCCATCGAGCGCGAGGAAATCACCATTCTCTATCAGCCGATCGTGCGGCTGGAAGATCGCTCGATCGCCGGCTTCGAAGCGCTGGCGCGCTGGGATCATCCCAAGCTCGGCCGGATGTCGCCGGTGGAATTCATCTCGATCGCCGAAGAAATCGGCCTGATCGTCGATCTCGGCATGTTCGTGCTCGACCAGACCGCGAAGCAGCTCGCGATCTGGCAGCGCGCGATGCGTTCGCGCGAGCCGATCTTTGCCTCTGTCAACGTCTCCTCGCGGCAATTGCTGCGCCACGACCTGATCCACGACATCCGCACCGTGCTGTCGCGCTCCTCGGTGGCGCGCGGCACGCTGAAGCTGGAACTGACGGAATCGCTGGTCATGGAAAACCCGGAGCACGCCGCGCAGATGCTGACGCGGATCCGCGAGCTCGGCACCGGGCTGTCGCTGGACGATTTCGGCACCGGCCATTCGTCGCTGGCCTATCTGCAGCGCTTTCCGTTCGACACCATCAAGATCGACCAGTCCTTCGTCCGCACCACCAGCCGCGGCACCCGCCCGGTGATCCTGAAATCGATCATCGCGCTGGCCCACGACCTCGGCATGGACGTGGTCGCCGAAGGCGCCGAGACCGATTCCGACGCGGTCGAACTCTATCAATTGGGCTGCGAATACGCGCAGGGCTTTGCCTTCGGCGAGCCGATGGACGCCGACGCCGCGATGCGGCTGTTGACGGAAGAGCGGCTCGAGGCGGCGAGCTAA
- a CDS encoding IS110 family transposase — protein MMAQNDLVVAGIDVAKDKVDGCIRSLSLRRTFANTAEGRRELASWLRRKKVGKAVMEASGGYEREWAKVLRDARIEVRIVDPKRVRSFAQSAGRLAKNDTIDAEMIAWFAETFDEARGQAYDATREQLHQMVNARQALKDMQTKLASQGEHALPAAVQRIHARISKTIAVELVKIEAEISAMIQATPRFTELAEIIESVPGLGRVTSAALIAAMPELGQANNKIVASLLGVAPYDDDSGRRRGERHIKGGRRRTRNMFYMACLGAATQHNPVLKAFYDRLVAKGKLKKVALTACMRKLISILNIMIERRQKWDAKRYAVS, from the coding sequence ATGATGGCACAAAATGATCTCGTTGTCGCGGGGATCGATGTCGCTAAAGACAAGGTGGATGGTTGCATTCGTTCGCTGTCGTTGAGGCGCACGTTCGCAAACACGGCGGAGGGCCGGCGCGAGTTGGCCTCGTGGCTCCGCCGGAAGAAGGTCGGCAAGGCGGTGATGGAGGCGAGCGGCGGCTACGAGCGCGAGTGGGCCAAGGTGCTGCGTGACGCCCGGATCGAGGTTCGGATCGTCGATCCGAAGCGGGTTCGCAGCTTCGCTCAATCGGCCGGGCGGCTCGCCAAGAATGACACGATCGATGCCGAGATGATTGCCTGGTTCGCCGAGACCTTCGACGAAGCTCGGGGCCAGGCCTACGATGCGACGCGCGAGCAGCTTCACCAGATGGTCAATGCGCGCCAGGCACTGAAGGATATGCAAACCAAGCTGGCAAGCCAGGGCGAGCATGCGTTACCGGCTGCGGTGCAGCGGATTCACGCCCGGATATCGAAGACGATCGCCGTCGAGTTGGTCAAGATCGAGGCTGAGATCTCAGCCATGATCCAGGCCACGCCGCGTTTTACCGAACTCGCCGAGATCATCGAAAGCGTTCCGGGACTCGGCCGTGTCACCTCTGCTGCGCTCATTGCCGCCATGCCGGAGCTGGGCCAGGCCAACAACAAGATCGTGGCCTCCTTGTTGGGTGTAGCTCCTTACGATGACGACAGTGGCCGACGTCGAGGCGAACGGCACATCAAGGGCGGACGGCGCCGGACCCGCAACATGTTCTATATGGCCTGCCTTGGGGCGGCGACACAGCACAATCCAGTGTTGAAGGCCTTTTACGACCGCCTGGTGGCGAAGGGAAAACTGAAGAAGGTGGCGCTCACTGCCTGCATGCGCAAGCTGATCAGCATTCTCAACATCATGATCGAGCGGCGCCAGAAGTGGGACGCCAAACGCTACGCGGTCAGCTGA